One window of the Cydia amplana chromosome 26, ilCydAmpl1.1, whole genome shotgun sequence genome contains the following:
- the LOC134660031 gene encoding uncharacterized protein LOC134660031, protein MHQEFTNPPMARLKSRRSVYAAAATLTQSSFDVQQLWKQEWKRQADGTPAVNTDPTIMYKGTDLPRKLWCRLNRLRTGHGRCNFFRHKWGWSDSALCDCGIEDQTMEHIIQRCPLRAYSERRPPPPLPLPGGGCVLPGYPVHGEYRVADHARARPGDRVAGDNVVLLVTCDEPYRAVDPYVICVEGRWRHGPPNCLRHCKLTFDPTVEYRCLKAFKDEFLACATWQPDGAVVAAACRPGHAHRGPFRYMRCRGDVWDHVVSCVPNANFTTS, encoded by the exons ATGCATCAGGAGTTTACCAACCCGCCTATGGCGAGACTTAAGTCCCGTCGCTCGGTATACGCAGCTGCTGCAACACTCACACAAAGTTCCTTCGACGTACAGCAGCTCTGGAAACAAGAATGGAAGAGGCAAGCTGACGGTACCCCGGCCGTGAATACCGACCCGACTATAATGTACAAGGGGACCGACCTTCCTAGGAAACTATGGTGTCGCTTAAACCGCCTAAGAACCGGGCACGGACGATGCAACTTCTTCCGGCATAAGTGGGGTTGGAGTGACTCCGCGCTATGCGACTGCGGCATCGAGGACCAGACCATGGAGCACATCATCCAGCGGTGCCCACTCCGCGCATACTCGG AGCGTAGGCCTCCCCCGCCGCTCCCCCTCCCCGGCGGCGGCTGCGTGCTGCCCGGGTACCCCGTGCACGGCGAGTACCGCGTGGCGGACCACGCGCGCGCGCGGCCCGGCGACCGCGTGGCCGGCGACAACGTGGTGCTACTCGTCACGTGCGACGAGCCCTACCGCGCCGTGGACCCGTATGTGATCTGTGTCGAGGGGCGGTGGAGGCACGGCCCGCCGAACTGTCTAA GGCACTGCAAGCTGACCTTCGACCCGACCGTCGAGTACCGGTGCCTGAAGGCGTTCAAGGACGAGTTCCTGGCGTGCGCTACGTGGCAGCCGGACGGCGCCGTGGTGGCGGCCGCGTGCCGCCCCGGCCACGCGCACCGCGGGCCCTTCCGGTACATGCGGTGCCGCGGTGACGTCTGGGACCATGTCGTGTCGTGCGTGCCCAACGCTAACTTCACCACCAGTTAa